In the Micromonospora narathiwatensis genome, one interval contains:
- a CDS encoding LppU/SCO3897 family protein encodes MDPGYDGQPYAEPEPPKRGRGPLVALLAVLVVLGLGGAGAYWFLGRDDSAPANGTAAPAAPTVDPVADPTEPADPATTAPAPASSTDPRFVKAGQCVRNEGAADQPKLVISECGAKTYQVLRRIDGPTSGKKDAQAKCAKVEDYTDWYFFDSELDTLDFVLCLKRR; translated from the coding sequence GTGGATCCCGGCTACGACGGGCAGCCGTACGCCGAACCGGAGCCGCCGAAGCGCGGCAGGGGTCCGTTGGTCGCGCTGCTGGCCGTGCTGGTGGTGCTCGGGCTCGGCGGCGCCGGGGCGTACTGGTTCCTGGGCCGGGACGACTCGGCCCCGGCGAACGGGACGGCCGCCCCCGCCGCACCGACCGTCGACCCGGTTGCGGACCCGACCGAGCCGGCCGATCCGGCGACCACCGCCCCGGCCCCGGCGTCCTCGACCGATCCCCGGTTCGTGAAGGCCGGCCAGTGCGTACGCAACGAGGGGGCGGCCGACCAGCCGAAGCTGGTGATCAGCGAGTGCGGCGCGAAGACGTACCAGGTGCTGCGGCGGATCGACGGCCCGACCAGCGGCAAGAAGGACGCCCAGGCGAAGTGCGCCAAGGTCGAGGACTACACCGACTGGTACTTCTTCGACAGCGAACTCGACACGCTCGACTTCGTGCTCTGCCTCAAGCGGCGCTGA
- a CDS encoding ATP-binding protein — MDPVRNPYAPGAGQRPPELAGRGRELDVFDVVLERIARGRPERSLMLTGLRGVGKTVLLNTLRSQAINHLWGTGKIEARPDQSLRRPIAAALHMAVRELAPRHRAPDRIDGFLGVLKAFAQRSAPTGRGGAAPKLRDRWQPGIDVPAASGRADSGDIEIDLVELLTDAAAVATDVGTGVAVFIDEMQDLGAEDVSALCAACHELSQLGAPLIVVGAGLPHLPAVLSAAKSYSERLFRYQRIDRLDRIAADQALCAPAEREEVEYEQKALDLLYEKSGGYPYFVQAYGKATWDHAPRSPITAADVRVAAPEAEAELAVGFFGSRFERATPAEREYMRAMASLSLVEGEENGRDDMDAAVPTAEIARALGRKPASLSPARDALIKKGLIYSGERGTVAFTVPHFGRYLRTQPA; from the coding sequence GTGGATCCGGTCCGCAACCCGTACGCGCCCGGCGCCGGCCAGCGTCCGCCCGAACTCGCCGGGCGGGGCCGCGAGCTGGACGTCTTCGACGTGGTGCTGGAGCGGATCGCCCGGGGCCGCCCCGAACGCAGCCTGATGCTCACCGGCCTGCGCGGGGTCGGCAAGACCGTCCTGCTCAACACCCTCCGCTCGCAGGCGATCAACCACCTCTGGGGCACCGGCAAGATCGAGGCCCGGCCGGACCAGTCGCTGCGCCGGCCGATCGCCGCCGCGCTGCACATGGCGGTCCGCGAGCTGGCCCCCCGGCACCGCGCCCCGGACCGGATCGACGGCTTCCTCGGCGTACTCAAGGCGTTCGCCCAGCGCAGCGCGCCCACCGGCCGTGGCGGGGCGGCGCCGAAGCTGCGCGACCGCTGGCAGCCCGGCATCGACGTGCCGGCGGCCAGCGGCCGGGCCGACTCCGGGGACATCGAGATCGACCTGGTCGAGCTGCTCACCGACGCCGCAGCGGTGGCCACCGACGTGGGCACCGGCGTCGCCGTCTTCATCGACGAGATGCAGGACCTCGGCGCGGAGGACGTCTCCGCGCTCTGCGCCGCCTGCCACGAGCTGTCCCAGCTCGGCGCGCCGCTGATCGTCGTCGGCGCCGGGCTGCCGCACCTGCCGGCCGTGCTGAGCGCGGCGAAGTCGTACTCCGAGCGGCTCTTCCGCTACCAGCGCATCGACCGGCTGGACCGGATCGCCGCCGACCAGGCGCTCTGCGCGCCGGCCGAGCGGGAGGAGGTCGAGTACGAGCAGAAGGCCCTCGACCTGCTCTACGAGAAGTCCGGCGGCTACCCCTACTTCGTCCAGGCGTACGGCAAAGCCACCTGGGACCATGCGCCGCGCTCGCCGATCACCGCCGCCGACGTCCGGGTCGCCGCGCCCGAGGCGGAGGCCGAACTGGCCGTCGGTTTCTTCGGCTCCCGCTTCGAACGGGCCACCCCGGCCGAACGCGAGTACATGCGGGCCATGGCGTCCCTCTCGCTGGTCGAGGGAGAGGAGAACGGGCGGGACGACATGGACGCGGCCGTGCCCACCGCCGAGATCGCCCGTGCGCTGGGGCGCAAGCCGGCCAGCCTCTCGCCGGCCCGGGACGCGCTGATCAAAAAGGGGCTGATCTACTCCGGCGAGCGGGGCACGGTCGCCTTCACCGTCCCGCACTTCGGCCGCTACCTGCGTACCCAGCCGGCCTGA
- a CDS encoding GNAT family N-acetyltransferase yields the protein MTTLRLRPEDPADEQPVARVLAGAFARPDVAAPPEVALVDELRHSDAWVPELAMVAEYGGEVVGYALLTRVRVRSDGGSFPALALGPVAVAPHRQRIGHGTAVVQAALDAATELGERLVVVLGDPMFYRRFGFTRADRMGLTSPWSGLGEPWRALVLPPSVDDEALPPQGEVVFPSPWSKV from the coding sequence GTGACGACGCTGCGACTGCGACCCGAGGATCCGGCGGACGAGCAACCGGTCGCCCGGGTGCTGGCCGGTGCCTTCGCCCGCCCCGACGTGGCCGCGCCGCCCGAGGTGGCTCTGGTCGACGAGCTCCGGCACAGCGACGCCTGGGTACCGGAGCTGGCCATGGTCGCCGAGTACGGCGGCGAGGTGGTCGGCTACGCGCTGCTGACCCGGGTCCGGGTCCGCTCCGACGGCGGCTCGTTCCCGGCGCTGGCGCTCGGCCCGGTGGCGGTCGCGCCGCACCGGCAGCGGATCGGGCACGGCACGGCGGTGGTGCAGGCCGCCCTGGACGCCGCCACCGAGCTGGGCGAGCGGCTGGTGGTGGTGCTCGGCGACCCGATGTTCTACCGCCGCTTCGGGTTCACCCGGGCGGACCGGATGGGGTTGACCAGCCCGTGGTCCGGGCTGGGGGAGCCGTGGCGGGCGCTGGTGCTGCCGCCGTCCGTCGACGACGAGGCACTGCCGCCGCAGGGCGAGGTCGTCTTCCCGTCGCCCTGGTCGAAGGTCTGA
- a CDS encoding DoxX family protein, whose product MKPVRSLARVMLSGIFVASGARNFKNPDRLVPAAKPVTDRVAPLIQNLHPRIPTDTVTLIRANATAQVVGGLMLASGRFARPAALLLAGSLVPTTFAGHSFWNMDDPVQRNTNQIHFLKNVGLMGGLLLAAADTGGKPGLRWRAGHRIDHSRRSVRRAVRTARRETKIAVRSAATGRRLSG is encoded by the coding sequence ATGAAGCCCGTGCGTTCCCTCGCCCGCGTCATGTTGAGCGGCATTTTCGTGGCCAGCGGCGCCCGTAACTTCAAGAACCCCGACCGGCTGGTGCCCGCCGCGAAGCCGGTCACCGACCGGGTCGCCCCACTGATCCAGAACCTGCATCCCCGGATCCCGACCGACACCGTGACGCTGATCCGAGCCAACGCGACCGCCCAGGTCGTCGGCGGGTTGATGCTGGCGAGCGGCCGGTTCGCCCGGCCCGCCGCGCTCCTCCTCGCCGGCAGCCTGGTGCCCACCACCTTCGCCGGCCATTCCTTCTGGAACATGGACGACCCGGTGCAGCGGAACACCAACCAGATCCACTTCCTGAAGAATGTCGGGCTGATGGGCGGCCTGCTCCTCGCCGCCGCGGACACCGGTGGGAAACCCGGACTGCGCTGGCGCGCGGGTCATCGGATCGACCACTCGCGACGCTCGGTGCGGCGCGCGGTCCGGACCGCCCGCAGGGAGACGAAGATCGCCGTACGCTCGGCCGCCACCGGCCGCCGGCTTTCTGGCTGA
- a CDS encoding glycosyltransferase 87 family protein, with protein sequence MPATVGRRTDRLAPFRYRGRGTDRRAVVRASVVAAVAYAAWLAITAFGRPYNFFDMKIYHGAVVWWANGNELYDFIAPETNLGFTYPPFAALVMLPMSWLPVDAAGWLNAVASIAALAVALAALLRPIVDRLGWPLWFTVGIATPMAVAIEPSRETLGYGQVNLLLFALIVADLVGLRWRAKRGTHHDTADSALARFVYSGAWAGVGIGLATAVKLTPALFIAYLMITRQWRAAMVAVGTAIGVTLGAFALVDTESRAYFTGVLWQTERVGAADMTANQSLAGLLARLYDSIETPGLLWLAFSVLVLALGLSRAASARADGDELTAFTLVGLTANVISPISWSHHLVWVIPAIIVLADAAIRRREASRGVPPRITSAPPTGGVPALRPPIWYPTLTGLRHGAGALALYLLFLVSPIWPYEHQLPEVSHYQDGLFGALMENSLAIALIALVAALPWRPGAEPAFYHDRLVRAAPLTARR encoded by the coding sequence ATGCCGGCGACCGTCGGTAGGCGGACCGACCGCCTCGCTCCATTCCGCTACCGGGGTCGCGGCACCGACCGGCGAGCAGTCGTACGCGCCAGCGTGGTGGCCGCCGTCGCCTACGCCGCGTGGCTCGCCATCACCGCCTTCGGCCGGCCGTACAACTTCTTCGACATGAAGATCTACCACGGTGCCGTGGTGTGGTGGGCGAACGGCAACGAGCTGTACGACTTCATCGCACCCGAGACGAACCTGGGCTTCACCTATCCGCCCTTCGCCGCACTGGTCATGCTGCCGATGTCCTGGCTGCCGGTCGACGCCGCCGGCTGGCTGAACGCGGTGGCCAGCATCGCCGCGCTCGCCGTCGCGCTGGCCGCGCTGCTGCGCCCGATCGTCGACCGGCTGGGCTGGCCGCTCTGGTTCACCGTCGGCATCGCCACGCCGATGGCCGTCGCCATCGAGCCGTCCCGGGAAACCCTCGGCTACGGCCAGGTCAACCTGCTGCTCTTCGCACTGATCGTGGCGGACCTGGTCGGCCTGCGGTGGCGGGCGAAGCGGGGCACCCATCACGACACCGCCGACTCGGCGCTGGCCCGGTTCGTCTACAGCGGCGCGTGGGCCGGGGTCGGCATCGGTCTGGCCACCGCGGTCAAGCTCACCCCGGCGCTGTTCATCGCGTACCTGATGATCACCCGGCAGTGGCGGGCGGCGATGGTCGCCGTCGGCACGGCCATCGGCGTGACCCTCGGGGCGTTCGCACTGGTCGACACGGAGTCACGGGCCTACTTCACCGGCGTGCTCTGGCAGACGGAGCGGGTCGGTGCCGCCGACATGACCGCCAACCAGTCGCTCGCCGGCCTGCTCGCCCGGCTCTACGACTCCATCGAGACGCCCGGCCTGCTCTGGCTGGCCTTCTCGGTGCTGGTGCTGGCGCTCGGGCTGTCCCGGGCGGCAAGCGCCCGGGCCGACGGCGACGAGCTGACCGCGTTCACCCTGGTCGGGCTGACCGCCAACGTGATCAGCCCGATCTCCTGGTCGCACCATCTGGTCTGGGTCATCCCGGCGATCATCGTGCTGGCCGACGCCGCGATACGCCGCCGCGAGGCGAGCCGTGGCGTGCCGCCCCGGATCACCTCGGCACCACCCACCGGCGGGGTACCGGCGCTGCGCCCGCCGATCTGGTACCCGACGCTCACCGGTCTACGGCACGGGGCCGGCGCCCTCGCGCTCTACCTGCTCTTCCTGGTCTCGCCGATCTGGCCGTACGAGCACCAACTCCCCGAGGTGTCCCACTACCAGGACGGGCTGTTCGGCGCGCTGATGGAGAACTCCCTGGCGATCGCCCTGATCGCGCTGGTCGCGGCGCTGCCCTGGCGCCCGGGCGCCGAGCCGGCCTTCTACCACGACCGGCTGGTACGCGCCGCACCGCTCACGGCCCGCCGCTGA
- a CDS encoding molybdenum cofactor biosynthesis protein MoaE → MSPAQVVAVGAVTDRPLDLAAHEAAVADRRAGAVVSFQGVVRDHDHGRVVTLLEYEGHPTAEVVLREVAAEIAADPEVYAVAVSHRIGPLEIGDVALVAAVSTAHRAAGFAACARLVDEVKARLPIWKRQVFADGTEEWVNCP, encoded by the coding sequence GTGAGCCCGGCCCAGGTGGTCGCCGTCGGCGCGGTGACCGACCGGCCGCTGGACCTGGCCGCGCACGAGGCGGCGGTCGCCGACCGTCGGGCCGGCGCGGTGGTCTCGTTCCAGGGCGTGGTCCGCGACCACGACCACGGCCGTGTGGTCACTCTCCTGGAGTACGAGGGCCACCCCACCGCCGAGGTCGTGCTGCGCGAGGTGGCGGCGGAGATCGCCGCCGACCCGGAGGTGTACGCGGTGGCCGTGTCGCACCGGATCGGCCCGCTGGAGATCGGTGACGTGGCCCTGGTCGCGGCGGTCAGCACCGCCCACCGGGCGGCGGGCTTCGCGGCCTGCGCCCGGCTGGTGGACGAGGTGAAGGCACGGCTGCCGATCTGGAAGCGGCAGGTCTTCGCCGACGGCACCGAGGAGTGGGTGAACTGCCCCTGA